The Streptomyces sp. DG1A-41 genomic sequence GGGTCCTCCTCATCGCCCTGCTGGCCTCGCGCCGCACGCCGCTGCCGCGGGGCTGGGAGGCCGTGCACCGGGTCGTACGGCCCGCCGTTTCCGCGGTGGTGACCGTGCTGCTGGTGGCGGTGGCGGCGGGGCTCGCCGCGGCGGCGTACGCGGCGACCGGCGACGACCATCCCGAGCGCATCGCCGGTGCGGCGCTGCTCGGGGCGCCGAACGGGGTGTGGCTGGGCGTCCCGATCGGCCTGCTCGTGCCGTGGGACGGCCGGGCGACGGGCGAACCGACCCGCCTCCTGCCCGACCCGCTGGACGACCTGCTCGCGGTCCGCTCCGACCAGCCGGTGACGCTGGCGCGGCTTGCCGAGCTGGACGGGCGGGTGTGGCTGCTGGGGGTGGCGGCGGCGTTGACGATGCTGATGGCGGGGGTGTTGGCGGCGGTGCGGACGCCGGTGGGCGGCGTGTCAGGGGGGCTTGGTCGTGGGAACGTACGGGGTTCGGGTGCCCTCGGTTTCGCCGGGCGGTGTGCGCTGCGGCTGGGGATCGCGACCGCGCTCGCCCTGCCGTTGCTGGTCCGGCTGACGGACGTGTCGGTGACCGCCTCCCTGTCCGTGCTGGGCTTCGACGCGTTCGGCGCGGGCATCGAACTGCACGGGCACCTCGGCATGGCCCTGCTGCTCGGCGCGGTGTGGGGTGCGGGGGCCGGGGCGGTGGGGGCGTTGCTCGCGTGGGCGAGCGGGGCCGCAGGGCGGTCGGCTACGGCTTTGACTCGGGGGGATGGGGTGGGCGGGGTTGGTGTGGGCGGGGGTGGTGGGTCTCGGGTCGGTGGATCTCGGGTCGGTGGAGCGGGGAGCCGGTCGGGGGCTGGGTGGGCTGGGGACGCGCAGGGTCCCGGGGCGGCTGCGGCAGGGGGCGGTGCGGGGCAGGTGGGGTACGAGGCGGGTGCCGGGCCGGGCGCGCCGGGGGCCGACAGAGGGCAGGCCGGGTACGACGCTGGTGCCGGGCAAGCGGGGCCGGGGGCCGGTGCGGGCCAGGACGGATACGACTCCGGTCCCGGTCCAGCCGGGCCGGGGGCTGGTGCAGGGCAGGCCAGGCACGGTGCCGGCGCCGGACAAGCGGGACCGGGGCCGGCGCAGGACAGGCCTGGCACGACGACGGCGCCGGGCGGTCCAGGGTCTGGGGCGGGGCCGGCGCCGGGCGGACGTCGTCGGACGGGGAGGAGGCCGGGCCGTACGCGCCAGGAGTGCCGTACCGGCCGCCGAACCCGGCCACCAATCCGTACCTCCGGGTGCCGGACGAGCTGCGAGAACCGGAGGACGCGCGGCCTGCCGGCGAGGAACGGCCGTCCGATGGGCCGCCGGAGCGCGGTCGGCAGGCCGGTGAGGATCCGCAGCGAGGCGAGAGGCGGCGGCCGCCAGGGGAGGCACCCTGGCCCGGCCAACTCCCGCGGCCGGACCAAGCAACGCCACCTGGCCAAGCCCAGCGACTCAGCCAACCACCGCGCCCTGGCCAAGCCCCGCAGCCCGGCCAATCACCACGCTCCAGTCGGGCCCATCAACCCAGCCAACCAGCGCACCCCAGCCAGCCACCGTCCCCCGGCCAAGCCCCGCGGCCCAACCAACCACCGCACCCCAGCCAAGCCCCGCAGGCCGGGCACCCCCCACGCCCCGGCGACCCCATGCCACTGCCACCGCACGAAGCCCGCGCAGGCAGTGACCCGGCTGCGCACCGGGACGGTGACGTGTACGGCGCGCCCACGGTGGCGCGGCCGGTCGGGCCGCCGCCGCGTGGCCCCCGGCAGCCGCCCGGCCCGAGGGGTGGGAACCGGCCGCCGCCCCGGCCGGACGACGGGCCGCCGCCTCCTCCGCCTCCTCCCCCGCCGCCGCCGCGGAAACCGCGTGGTGGCAAGTGATCCGGAGGGGACAGGGACACCGCACCCGAACGCAAGGTTCGCGCCACCCGCGCGACACCCACTGTTCGCTGTCCGCCAGGCGGACCTCACGGGCGGTACGACCTGCCCGCCGGATACGGTGGAACCACCATGAGCGCTTCGCAGACCTCGTCCTCCGACGTCCCCACCCTCCTTGTCAAGATCTTCGGCAAGGACAGCCCGGGCATCACGGCCGGCCTCTTCGACACCCTCGCCGCCTACTCCGTCGACGTCGTCGACATCGAGCAGGTCGTCACCCGTGGCCGAATGGTGCTGTGCGCGCTCGTGACCGAGCCGCCCAAGGGGCTCGAGGGCGATCTGCGGGCGACCGTCCACAGCTGGGCCGAGTCGATGAAGATGCAGGCGGAGATCATCTCCGGCCTCGGCGACAACCGGCCGCGCGGACTGGGCCGCTCCCTGGTCACCGTGCTCGGGCATCCGCTCACCGCCGAGGCGACGGCGGCGGTCGCCGCGCGGATCACGAAGACCGGCGGCAACATCGACCGTATCTTCCGGCTCGCCAAGTACCCCGTGACCGCCGTCGAGTTCGCCGTGTCCGGCGTGGAGACCGAGCCGCTGCGCACCGCCCTGGCGCCCGACGCGGCGAAGCTCGGCATCGACGTGGCGGTCGTCGCCGCGGGTCTGTACCGGCGCGCGCAGCGGCTGGTCGTCATGGACGTCGACTCGACGCTCATCCAGGACGAGGTCATCGAGCTGTTCGCCGCGCACGCCGGCTGCGAGGACCAGGTCGCCGAGGTGACGGCGGCCGCGATGCGCGGTGAGCTGGACTTCGAGCAGTCCCTGCACGCGCGCGTGGCGCTGCTGGAGGGGCTCGACGCCTCGGTCGTGGACAAGGTGCGCAGCGCGGTACGGCTGACGCCGGGCGCCCGCACACTGATCCGTACGCTGAAGCGGCTCGGCTACCAAGTCGGCGTCGTCTCCGGCGGTTTCACCCAGGTCACCGACGATCTCAAGGAACGGCTCGGGCTGGACTTCGCCCAGGCCAACACGCTGGAGATCGTCGACGGGAAGCTGACGGGCAAGGTCACGGGCGAGATCGTCGACCGGGCCGGCAAGGCCCGGCTGCTGCGCCGGTTCGCCGCCGAGGCGGGCGTGCCGCTGTCGCAGACCGTGGCGATCGGTGACGGTGCCAACGACCTGGACATGCTGAACGCGGCCGGTCTGGGCGTCGCCTTCAACGCCAAGCCGGTGGTGCGCCAGGCCGCGCACACCGCGGTGAACTTCCCCTTCCTGGACACCGTGCTGTACCTGCTGGGCATCACGCGCGAAGAGGTCGAGGCGGCGGACACCGTCGACACGGCCTGAAACCGGCTACACGGCCGAACCGGCGACAACCGGCTCCGCGGCTGAACCGGCGACACGTTCTGAACCGGTCAGGAGAGCCCGGCACCGCACCAGTGCCGGGCTCCGGTCACGCGGAGTCGGTCACCCGGTCGGCGCCCAGTAGTCCAGCAGCGTGGCCACGCCAGGCTCCAGGCTCTTCCACGGGCCGGTGAAGGACAGCAGGGCGAAGGCTGCGGCCGGGAAGCCGCGGCGGCTCATCCGGTCGCGGGCGTCGCCCTCGGCCGTGCCCGCCAGGATGTCGGCGAGGCCCTGGACGCCCGGGTTGTGGCCGATCACGAGGATGTTCTGCGCGTCGTCGGGGGTCTCGTTGAGCAGCGCGATCAGTTCGCCCGGCGAGGCCTCGTAGATCCTCTCCTCGTAGACGGTTTTCGGCCGCTGCGGGAACTCATGGACGGCGAGCTTCCAGGTCTCCCGGGTCCGGACCGCGGTGGAGCACAGGGCCAGGTCGAAGGGGATGCCGGTGTCGGCCAGCCTGCGCCCGGCCTCCGCCGATTCTTTTCGGCCCCGGTCGGCGAGCGGACGCTCGTGATCGCTCACCTGTGGCCAGTCGGCTTTCGCATGGCGGAAGAGGACAATCCTGCGGGATTCTGCGACGCTCATAAGATCCAGCTTCGCATGAAACAGGCCATGGGGCGCAGGGAGTTGACCACCGGCTTCGGCCATGCTCAGCGGGTTGTCAGCTGCTGGACGCGCTCGAGGAGGTGGGTGATCACGGGATCACCGGTGGCCGCCTGGGCATCGGACGGGTTCAGGATCAGCACGAGCAGCGCGACGAAGGCGAGCGTGGGCAGGGCGAGGGCCCACCAGGGCAGCCGGCTGTCCGCGCCTGCCCGGGTCGCCGGATGGGGCCGGGTGTGCGTAGGAGCCGACATGGGGGCCTCCGCTCTTCGAATGGTCCGTGGCCCGCGTCTCGCGGTCCCACCTCGAAGTTACGGAATCCGCGGCGGCCAACCCATCCGGTGATCCACCCACTTGACCCTGACCCTCGCCCCCTAGGGGACAGGGGGGCCAGCCCCACCATGGGCGGGGCGAGGGCCGGTCATGGCGAGGCGAGGGTCGCGATGACGCCGATGATGATGAAGATCGCGAAGAAGGCGCCGAACACGAGCAGCATCTTCTTCTGACCGTGCTGGGGATTCGGGTCGAGCACTGGCATGGGGCAAGTCTCCCACCCGCCGCAGGCGCCGGACGCGCCGGGGTGGGATCAGCGGCTCCGGGGTGGGATCAGGCTCCGGGGCGGGCTCAGCGGCTCCAGGGCGGGCTCAGCGGCCGGCCTCGTCCTCGACCGTGCGGTCCCGGCCCGCCAGGAAACCAACCGCCATCTGCGGGATCATCAGGGCGCTCATCAGCGCGATCGGCAGGCCCCAGCCGCCGCTGTGCTGGTAGAGGACGCCCACCAGGAGCGGTCCCGGGATGGAGATCAGATAGCCGGTGCTCTGCGCGAACGCCGACAGCTGAGCCACGCCCGGGCCGGTCCTGGCGCGCATGCCGACCATGGTGAGGGCGAGCGGGAAGGCGCAGTTGGCGACGCCGAGCAGCACGGCCCAGGCCCAGGCGCCAGCAGCCGGCGCGAGGTACAGCCCGGCGTAGCCGGCGAGGCCGCAGACGCCCAGGGCGAGCACGATCGGGCCCTGGTGCGGCAGCCGCGTGGCCAGGCGGGGTATGACGAAGGCCAGGGGCACGCCCATGACCATGGTGACCGCCAGCAGCAGCCCCGCGGTACCCGCGGGCACACCGGCGTCCCGGAAGATCTGCGCCATCCAGCCCATGGTGATGTAGGCGGCGGTGGCCTGGAGCCCGAAGAAGACGGCCAGGGCCCAGGCGGTACGGCTCCGGGTGATCCGCAGTCGCGGCGCCTCCCCGGCGGCGGATCCGATGGCAGCCGGCCCCGGCGTCCCACGATCCCTCGCCGACCCATCGCCACCGGTCTCCGAGCCCCCGGCCCGCTCTCCAGGCCTGGCCTCCGTGCCTCCAGCCCGCTCCCCGAGCCCGGCGGCCTCCCCACCACCGGCCCGCTCCCCCGGCCCGGACGCCGCCGCACCCCCCGCACGCCGCCGTACGAACGGCAGCCACGGCAGGACCGCCGCGACGGCCAGGCCGGCCCACAGGGCCAGGCCCGACCGCCAGCTGCCGCCCAGGGCGTCGGTCAGGGGCACCGTGACCGCGGCCGCGAGGGCCGTGCCCAGGGCGAGCGCCATGGAGTACAGGCCGGTCATGGAGCCGACGCGGTCGGGGAACCAGTGCTTGACGATGACCGGCATCAGGACGTTGCTGACCGCTATGCCCATGAGGGCGAGGGCGCTGGCGGCCAGGAAGCCGGCCGTGCCCCCGGCGTACGGCCGGATCACCAGGCCGGTGGCGATGGCGGCCATGCCGGCGCACACCACGGCGCCGGCTCCGAAGCGGCGGGCGAGCCGCGGGGCCATGACGCCGAAGACGGCGAAGCACAGTGGCGGCACGGAGGTGAGCAGCCCGGCCACGCTGCCGCTCATGCCGAGCCCGTCGCGGACCTCCTCAAGGAGGGCGCCGAGGCTGGTGATGGCGGGGCGGAGGTTCAGCGCGGACAGCACGATGCCGAGGACGAGCAATCGCGTCGTCCACGCGCGCGTGAACGTACCGCCGGGTTCCCGGGCCTCGCGCGCGGCCGAGCTGCGTACGGTCGTGGGCGTCATCGTCCGGGTTTCCTCGCTAGCCATGAGGGCCATCATAGAATCATGGGATGATTGACTGTCCAGTCTGTCTCGTCCCCGGCTGCCCTCCGGTGCCCCGGTCGTGCGAAGGTGTGCCATGCCCCTGAGCCATCCCCGACGTTCGGCGCTCTCCGAGCAGGTCATCGCCGCCCTGCGGGCCCAGATCACCTCCGGCGAGTGGCCCGTCGGCTCCCGCATCCCGACTGAGCCCGAACTGGTCGAGCAGCTGGGTGTCGCCCGCAACACGGTCCGCGAGGCCGTCCGCGCGCTCGCGCACAACGGTCTGCTGGACATCCGCCAGGGCTCCGGCACGTACGTCGTGGCGACGAGTGAGCTGGCGGGCGTGATGCAGCGGCGGTTCGCCGGTGCAGACCCCCGGCACATCGCCGAGCTGCGCTCCACGCTGGAGTCGGCCGCGGCCAGGCTGGCCGCTCAGCGGCGCACGGAGAAGGACCTCAAGCAGCTGGACGCGCTGCTGCTGCGGCGTGAGGAGGCCTGGGAGTCCGGTGACGCGGAGGCATTCGTGACCGCGGACGCGACCTTCCACCTGGCCGTGGTGTCCGCCTCCCACAACGACGTGATGACCGCCATGTACGCGGACCTGGGCGAGGTGCTGCGGGACTGGCTGCGCGAGGACGTCGGCGAGGAGCTGACGCCGGAGACGTACATGGATCACGGACGGCTGCTCGACGCGATCCGCGCGGGGGACGCGGCGCAGGCGGCGGCGGAGGCCGCCCGTTATCCGTTCCTGTGCCGCCTGGGCGGGATCAGCTCGCCCGCCGGTGACTGATCCACACCTCACCGACTTCCTTCCAGCAGCGTCCGGTCAGCCGCACGGTCTGTGCGGGCCCGGCCTCCACCGGGGAGCTGTCGGTGTCGATGTCCCACCAGCGGGCGCACTCGATGTGCAGGCTCACGCGGTCGGCCTCCGGGTAGGGGTTGTGGCAGTACGCGGTCACGCGGGAGCCGGTGACGCGGGTCCGGCACTCGGCGCCGAACGGCTCCGCCGCCTTCTCGTCGGCGGGCACGCGCGCGTGGGGCACCGCCTCGTACGCCAGGGGCATCACGAGAGTGACGGCGAGGGACAGTGAGGCCGTTCGGCGGGACAAGCGCACAAGGGGACCTCCTCGGCCGTGCTGGGGAGGGGGATCGCGTGGTGAACGCGTACTCCAGAGTGCCCAGTTGTGAGCCTTTCCCGCCCGGCCGGATGAGCCGAACGGGTGACGCCCCGCTCCCCGCACGCTGCGGGAAACGGGGCGCCGTCGACGTACGGGAGATCAGGCTCCGATGGCGTGCAGACCGCCGTCCACGTGGATGATCTCGCCGGTGGTCTTCGGGAACCAGTCGCTCAGCAGCGCGACGACGCCCCGCCCGGCCGGCTCGGGGTCCTTCAGGTCCCACTCCAGCGGGGAGCGGGAGTCCCACACGGAGGCCAGCTCACCGAAGCCCGGGATGGACTTGGCGGCCATGGAGCCGAGCGGGCCCGCCGAGACCAGGTTGCAGCGGATGTTCTGCTTGCCCAGGTCACGGGCCATGTAGCGGCTGGTGGCCTCCAGGGCGGCCTTGGCCGGGCCCATCCAGTCGTACTGCGGCCAGGCGAACTGCGCGTCGAAGGTCAGACCGACGACCGAGCCGCCGTTCTGCATCAGCGGCAGGCAGGCCATGGTGAGCGACTTCAGGGAGTACGCCGAGACGTGCATGGCCGTGGCGACCGACTCGAACGGCGTGTTGAGGAAGTTGCCGCCGAGGGCGTCCTGCGGGGCGAAGCCGATGGAGTGGACGACCCCGTCGAGACCGCCGAGCTCCTCGCCGACGATGTCGGCCAGGCGCCCGAGGTGCTCGTCGTTCGTCACGTCGAGTTCGATGACCTTGGTGGGCTTGGGCAGCTTCTTGGCGATGCGCTCGGTCAGCGTCGGCCGCGGGAACGCCGTGAGGATGATCTCGGCACCCTGCTCCTGGGCCAGCTTGGCGGCGTGGAAGGCGATGGAGGACTCCGTCAGCACACCGGTGATCAGGACGCGCTTGCCCTCGAGGATTCCGCTCATGGTGATCAGTGACCCATTCCCAGTCCGCCGTCAACGGGGATGACGGCTCCAGTGATGTACGAGGCGTCGTCCGAGGCGAGGAACCGCACTGTCGCGGCGATCTCCCCCGGCTGCGCGTACCGGCCGAGCGGGACCTGCTTCACGATGCCGGCGCGCTGCTCGTCGGAGAGCACCGCGGTCATGTCGGTCTCGACGAAGCCGGGCGCGACGACGTTGAAGGTGATGTTGCGCGAGCCCAGCTCACGGGCGAGGGAGCGCGCGAAGCCGACGAGGCCGGCCTTCGAGGCGGCGTAGTTGGCCTGCCCCGCGGAGCCGAGCAGCCCGACGACCGACGAGATCAGGACGACCCGGCCCTTCTTGGCGCGCAGCATGCCGCGGTTGGCGCGCTTGACCACACGGAAGGTGCCGGTGAGGTTGGTGTCGAGGACGGACGTGAAGTCGTCCTCGGACATGCGCATCAGGAGCTGGTCCTTGGTGACGCCGGCGTTGGCGACGAGGACCTCGACGGGGCCGTGGGCCTCCTCGATCTCCTTGTAGGCCTGCTCCACCTGCTCCGCGTCGGTGATGTCGCACTTGACGGCGAGGAAGCCGGCCGGCGGCTCGCCCGAGCGGTACGTGATGGCGACCTTGTCGCCGGCATCGGCGAAAGCGCGGGCGATGGCGAGGCCGATGCCCCGGTTGCCTCCGGTGACGAGAACCGAGCGGCTCAACGGATCACCCTTTCGATAGCGGTCTGATACCCCGCCCGGGCGCCTGGACGACAGGCGGCGATGACAGGCGGCTTCCTCGAAAACCTATCGGTCCGGACACGCCCGCGGACAATCGGGCGCCGACAGTGGCGTAGGGGACTCACTGTCGGATCCCTACAGAAACCCGCTCGCCCGGGTCGGGAAACTCATGGCCCGCGCGCGGGGTGAGGCGACATGATCGGAGCAGTCATGTCCTACGGCAACCACGGTCACCTCGACAGAAAGAGACGGCGGTGCCTCATACCATCGACGAGGCCTTCACGGCCCTCCCCCTACGCGCCCTCGCCGACGCGGCCCTCGCACGCGCGCGTGCGCTGGGCGCCGAGCACGCGGACTTCCGGTTCGAGCGGGTACGCAACGCCTCCTGGCGGTTCCGGGACGCCAAGCCCGCCGGATCCTCGGACACCACCGACCTCGGGTACGCGGTGCGCGTCGTGCACGGCGGTACGTGGGGCTTCGCGTCCGGTGTCGACCTCTCGCTGGACGCCGCCGCCAGGGTCGCCGGGCAGGCGGTGGCCATGGCCAGGCTGTCCGCGCAGGTGATCAAGGCGGCCGGGTCCGACGAGCGCGTCGAGCTGGCGGACGAGCCGGTGCACTCCGAGAAGACGTGGGTCTCGTCGTACGAGACCGACCCGTTCACCGTGCCCGACGAGGAGAAGGCCGGGCTGATCGCGGACTGGAGCGCGCGGCTGCTGGCGGCCGACGGGGTCGACCACGTCGACGCCTCGCTGCTCACCGTCCACGAGAACAAGTTCTACGCCGACACCGCCGGGACCGTGACCACGCAGCAGCGGGTGCGGCTGCACCCGGTGTTCAACGCCGTGTCGGTGGACGAGTCGAGCGGCGAGTTCGACTCGATGCGTACCCTCGCGCCGCCCGTGGGACGCGGCTGGGAGTACCTGCGGGGCACCGG encodes the following:
- a CDS encoding SGM_5486 family transporter-associated protein; the encoded protein is MPVLDPNPQHGQKKMLLVFGAFFAIFIIIGVIATLASP
- a CDS encoding histidine phosphatase family protein yields the protein MSVAESRRIVLFRHAKADWPQVSDHERPLADRGRKESAEAGRRLADTGIPFDLALCSTAVRTRETWKLAVHEFPQRPKTVYEERIYEASPGELIALLNETPDDAQNILVIGHNPGVQGLADILAGTAEGDARDRMSRRGFPAAAFALLSFTGPWKSLEPGVATLLDYWAPTG
- the fabG gene encoding 3-oxoacyl-[acyl-carrier-protein] reductase; translation: MSRSVLVTGGNRGIGLAIARAFADAGDKVAITYRSGEPPAGFLAVKCDITDAEQVEQAYKEIEEAHGPVEVLVANAGVTKDQLLMRMSEDDFTSVLDTNLTGTFRVVKRANRGMLRAKKGRVVLISSVVGLLGSAGQANYAASKAGLVGFARSLARELGSRNITFNVVAPGFVETDMTAVLSDEQRAGIVKQVPLGRYAQPGEIAATVRFLASDDASYITGAVIPVDGGLGMGH
- a CDS encoding streptophobe family protein — its product is MGAVTAVGAARDGTRVPWGDVLMSAVAAVSWALIGMAATAALGLRLLEADAAGSLGPMTAAVVALGAGGSVTPSGDVSAFGLTGAEADTAIEITPLGVSLVGAVLLSHFFLRSLRAAGVVISPAELLARAGTVVALFVAMLGGLAWAGHDIITFDGGALGLDDLTSGGGGGGDGLEIPGLGDVGGLLPDRLGDLVDAQATVGFTVDTAPTLLGGLGWSAGVLLIALLASRRTPLPRGWEAVHRVVRPAVSAVVTVLLVAVAAGLAAAAYAATGDDHPERIAGAALLGAPNGVWLGVPIGLLVPWDGRATGEPTRLLPDPLDDLLAVRSDQPVTLARLAELDGRVWLLGVAAALTMLMAGVLAAVRTPVGGVSGGLGRGNVRGSGALGFAGRCALRLGIATALALPLLVRLTDVSVTASLSVLGFDAFGAGIELHGHLGMALLLGAVWGAGAGAVGALLAWASGAAGRSATALTRGDGVGGVGVGGGGGSRVGGSRVGGAGSRSGAGWAGDAQGPGAAAAGGGAGQVGYEAGAGPGAPGADRGQAGYDAGAGQAGPGAGAGQDGYDSGPGPAGPGAGAGQARHGAGAGQAGPGPAQDRPGTTTAPGGPGSGAGPAPGGRRRTGRRPGRTRQECRTGRRTRPPIRTSGCRTSCENRRTRGLPARNGRPMGRRSAVGRPVRIRSEARGGGRQGRHPGPANSRGRTKQRHLAKPSDSANHRALAKPRSPANHHAPVGPINPANQRTPASHRPPAKPRGPTNHRTPAKPRRPGTPHAPATPCHCHRTKPAQAVTRLRTGTVTCTARPRWRGRSGRRRVAPGSRPARGVGTGRRPGRTTGRRLLRLLPRRRRGNRVVASDPEGTGTPHPNARFAPPARHPLFAVRQADLTGGTTCPPDTVEPP
- a CDS encoding CynX/NimT family MFS transporter, which gives rise to MASEETRTMTPTTVRSSAAREAREPGGTFTRAWTTRLLVLGIVLSALNLRPAITSLGALLEEVRDGLGMSGSVAGLLTSVPPLCFAVFGVMAPRLARRFGAGAVVCAGMAAIATGLVIRPYAGGTAGFLAASALALMGIAVSNVLMPVIVKHWFPDRVGSMTGLYSMALALGTALAAAVTVPLTDALGGSWRSGLALWAGLAVAAVLPWLPFVRRRAGGAAASGPGERAGGGEAAGLGERAGGTEARPGERAGGSETGGDGSARDRGTPGPAAIGSAAGEAPRLRITRSRTAWALAVFFGLQATAAYITMGWMAQIFRDAGVPAGTAGLLLAVTMVMGVPLAFVIPRLATRLPHQGPIVLALGVCGLAGYAGLYLAPAAGAWAWAVLLGVANCAFPLALTMVGMRARTGPGVAQLSAFAQSTGYLISIPGPLLVGVLYQHSGGWGLPIALMSALMIPQMAVGFLAGRDRTVEDEAGR
- a CDS encoding FadR/GntR family transcriptional regulator translates to MPLSHPRRSALSEQVIAALRAQITSGEWPVGSRIPTEPELVEQLGVARNTVREAVRALAHNGLLDIRQGSGTYVVATSELAGVMQRRFAGADPRHIAELRSTLESAAARLAAQRRTEKDLKQLDALLLRREEAWESGDAEAFVTADATFHLAVVSASHNDVMTAMYADLGEVLRDWLREDVGEELTPETYMDHGRLLDAIRAGDAAQAAAEAARYPFLCRLGGISSPAGD
- the fabI gene encoding enoyl-ACP reductase FabI, giving the protein MSGILEGKRVLITGVLTESSIAFHAAKLAQEQGAEIILTAFPRPTLTERIAKKLPKPTKVIELDVTNDEHLGRLADIVGEELGGLDGVVHSIGFAPQDALGGNFLNTPFESVATAMHVSAYSLKSLTMACLPLMQNGGSVVGLTFDAQFAWPQYDWMGPAKAALEATSRYMARDLGKQNIRCNLVSAGPLGSMAAKSIPGFGELASVWDSRSPLEWDLKDPEPAGRGVVALLSDWFPKTTGEIIHVDGGLHAIGA
- the serB gene encoding phosphoserine phosphatase SerB produces the protein MSASQTSSSDVPTLLVKIFGKDSPGITAGLFDTLAAYSVDVVDIEQVVTRGRMVLCALVTEPPKGLEGDLRATVHSWAESMKMQAEIISGLGDNRPRGLGRSLVTVLGHPLTAEATAAVAARITKTGGNIDRIFRLAKYPVTAVEFAVSGVETEPLRTALAPDAAKLGIDVAVVAAGLYRRAQRLVVMDVDSTLIQDEVIELFAAHAGCEDQVAEVTAAAMRGELDFEQSLHARVALLEGLDASVVDKVRSAVRLTPGARTLIRTLKRLGYQVGVVSGGFTQVTDDLKERLGLDFAQANTLEIVDGKLTGKVTGEIVDRAGKARLLRRFAAEAGVPLSQTVAIGDGANDLDMLNAAGLGVAFNAKPVVRQAAHTAVNFPFLDTVLYLLGITREEVEAADTVDTA